Proteins from one Clostridium cellulovorans 743B genomic window:
- the glgX gene encoding glycogen debranching protein GlgX, which translates to MEYEIDKGFQYPFGATVREDGVNFSVFSENASSVELLLFNSNTDIKPFQIITLDNKNNKTFSVWHVFVKGLKPGVFYGYRVDGPQNVNEGHRFNKNKVLIDPYAKGNCNDLWDRGRACDTNDNLDVSMRSVVIDVDTYDWEDDQLVNIPMKDTMIYEMHVRGFTKSETSKVENPGTFLGIIEKIPYLKDLGINAVELLPVFEFDEKEVLKVTEERKKLVNYWGYSTMGFFAPTSNYCVNPEFGKHLNEFRDMVKALHKAGIQVILDVVFNHSNEGNDKGPVINFKGLDNSIYYYLNQDSKEYYFDYSGCGNTMNCNHPIMQKFIIDCLEFWVEKMHVDGFRFDEGSILSRGEDGTPLKHPPVLWGIELSEKLANAKLIAEVWDAGGLIEQGNFSGYRWAEWNGRFRDDVRRFVRSDPGLVGAVANRIAGSADVFQANRHSPLNNINFVCCHDGFTMMDLVSYNNKHNEANGENNNDGINENFSWNCGVEGETDNQEILKLRKQQVKNYLAILYISIGIPMLLSGDEFGRTQKGNNNAYCQDNEINWNNWDIAEENSDLVRFVQQMILFRRNNSALRRDSFFTSEINERGLADITWHGTKVNSPGWNDPEARVLAFTIGAFEEDQPDIHVMMNMYWETLEFEIPDVQGRRWYRVVDTALPSPSDIIEKGKELLITDGNFKVLPRSIVILISK; encoded by the coding sequence ATGGAATATGAAATCGACAAAGGGTTTCAATATCCTTTTGGAGCAACGGTTAGGGAGGATGGAGTAAATTTTTCAGTTTTTTCTGAGAATGCTTCTTCAGTAGAATTACTGTTATTTAACTCCAATACGGATATTAAGCCTTTTCAAATAATAACTTTAGATAATAAGAATAATAAGACTTTTTCCGTGTGGCATGTTTTTGTTAAAGGGCTTAAACCTGGTGTCTTTTATGGTTACCGTGTTGATGGACCACAAAACGTTAATGAGGGTCACAGATTCAATAAAAATAAAGTTTTGATTGATCCTTATGCTAAAGGTAATTGTAATGATTTATGGGATCGAGGAAGAGCTTGTGATACTAATGATAACCTTGATGTATCTATGAGAAGTGTTGTAATAGATGTGGATACCTATGACTGGGAAGATGATCAGTTAGTTAACATACCTATGAAGGACACGATGATTTATGAAATGCATGTTAGAGGTTTTACTAAATCTGAAACATCAAAGGTAGAAAATCCAGGGACATTTCTTGGCATAATAGAAAAAATTCCTTATCTCAAAGATTTAGGAATCAATGCAGTAGAATTATTGCCAGTGTTTGAATTTGATGAAAAGGAAGTTTTAAAGGTTACTGAAGAGAGAAAAAAGCTAGTTAATTATTGGGGCTACAGTACTATGGGTTTTTTTGCACCTACATCAAATTATTGTGTAAATCCTGAGTTTGGTAAGCACTTAAATGAATTCCGAGACATGGTTAAAGCTTTGCATAAGGCTGGAATTCAAGTGATTCTTGATGTTGTCTTTAATCATAGCAATGAAGGTAATGATAAGGGGCCAGTAATTAATTTCAAAGGTTTAGATAACAGCATTTATTATTACCTAAATCAAGATTCAAAGGAATATTATTTTGATTATTCTGGTTGTGGCAATACCATGAACTGTAATCATCCAATCATGCAAAAATTTATAATTGATTGCTTAGAATTTTGGGTAGAAAAAATGCATGTTGATGGTTTCAGGTTTGATGAAGGGTCTATCTTATCTAGAGGCGAAGATGGCACTCCGTTAAAGCACCCTCCAGTATTGTGGGGAATAGAATTATCCGAAAAACTAGCCAACGCAAAGCTTATTGCAGAAGTGTGGGATGCTGGTGGTTTAATAGAACAAGGAAATTTCTCGGGATATAGGTGGGCAGAATGGAATGGTAGATTCCGTGATGATGTAAGACGTTTTGTAAGAAGTGATCCAGGCCTTGTTGGAGCTGTGGCAAACAGAATAGCTGGTAGTGCTGATGTATTCCAAGCAAATAGACATAGTCCACTTAACAATATAAATTTTGTGTGCTGTCATGATGGTTTTACTATGATGGATCTTGTTTCTTATAACAATAAGCACAACGAAGCTAATGGAGAAAACAATAATGATGGGATAAATGAAAATTTTAGCTGGAATTGTGGTGTTGAGGGGGAAACCGATAATCAAGAGATTTTAAAGCTTAGAAAGCAACAGGTTAAAAATTACCTTGCCATTTTATATATTTCTATAGGGATTCCTATGTTACTATCAGGTGATGAATTTGGTAGAACCCAAAAAGGTAATAACAACGCTTATTGTCAAGACAATGAAATCAATTGGAACAACTGGGACATTGCTGAAGAAAACAGTGATTTAGTAAGGTTTGTACAACAGATGATTCTATTTAGAAGGAATAATTCCGCTCTAAGAAGAGATTCGTTCTTTACAAGCGAAATTAACGAAAGGGGACTAGCTGATATAACCTGGCATGGAACAAAGGTAAATTCTCCAGGGTGGAATGATCCAGAGGCAAGAGTTTTAGCTTTTACTATTGGAGCTTTTGAAGAAGATCAGCCAGACATACACGTGATGATGAATATGTATTGGGAAACACTTGAATTTGAAATCCCTGATGTCCAGGGGCGACGTTGGTATAGAGTTGTTGATACTGCATTGCCTTCACCAAGTGACATAATCGAGAAGGGTAAGGAATTGCTTATAACTGACGGCAATTTCAAGGTGTTACCAAGAAGTATTGTAATATTAATTTCAAAATAA
- a CDS encoding N-acylglucosamine 2-epimerase: MDKMHFPFSDTISGYVTKSDWSKDTFTMKTSDGREFDVKLTPTVYAEVVRNLGEPYIDCTGQIRDLLVSERFLHVYGVFYPEAGTYNFEAKHIVIFDEDVQKFRFEEQDWWVKQITALGDFYLKAEFNDGEVDYSKYQTNLNLEGEEVGDIKRQETDTISRLVYGFATAYLMTGEDRFIEAAEKGTKYLRDHMRCVDENEAAAYWYHAVVLQKDTERKVFASEFGDDYDAIPAYEQIYALAGPTQTLRVTGDVNIAKDIEMTVNFMDKYFLDTEKGGYFSHVDPITFNPRSERLGKNQSRKNWNSVGDHAPAYLINAYLATGSERYKKMLQDTGNTITAHFGDYENSPYVQEKFHEDWSHDSTWGWQQDRGVVGHNLKIAWNLMRLNSIEENEKYVQFAKKIAVEIPKVGYDKQRGGWFDVMERKLHEQEEFHRFVWHDRKAWWQQEQGILAFLILHGILKDEEYLKYARESEAFYNAWFLDTQSGGVYFNVLANGLPYLVGDERSKGSHSMSGYHSFELSYLSQVYTNLLITKKPMDLYFKPYPNSFKDNILPVSPDLLPKGSIKIDKVWIDGKEYKDFDAENLTVKLPESDERLKVKVSLIPTSGIGGFDASIDEKGREIKITLSGAMNSSILASFGNTLKNVVRKNPIKLVFVMEEVTSITHDVAREIVFACQKLEESAVVEIIDANNEIKAAFDALEFSERVKFI; the protein is encoded by the coding sequence ATGGACAAAATGCATTTCCCTTTTTCAGATACAATTTCAGGATACGTAACAAAATCTGATTGGAGCAAAGACACTTTTACTATGAAAACTTCTGATGGACGTGAATTTGATGTAAAGCTTACTCCAACAGTTTATGCAGAAGTTGTTAGGAATCTAGGTGAACCTTATATAGATTGTACAGGTCAAATTAGAGATTTACTTGTTTCTGAAAGATTTTTACATGTATATGGTGTTTTCTACCCAGAAGCTGGCACATATAATTTTGAAGCAAAACATATAGTTATATTTGATGAAGATGTACAGAAATTTAGATTTGAAGAACAAGATTGGTGGGTAAAGCAGATTACAGCTTTAGGTGACTTTTATTTAAAAGCTGAATTTAATGATGGCGAAGTTGATTATAGCAAATATCAAACTAATTTAAATCTTGAGGGAGAAGAAGTTGGGGATATTAAACGCCAAGAAACCGATACTATCTCTAGACTTGTTTATGGTTTTGCTACAGCTTACTTGATGACTGGTGAAGATCGTTTCATTGAGGCTGCTGAAAAAGGGACAAAATATTTAAGAGATCATATGCGTTGCGTTGATGAAAATGAAGCTGCTGCATATTGGTATCATGCAGTTGTTCTTCAAAAGGATACAGAAAGGAAAGTATTTGCTTCAGAGTTTGGTGATGATTACGATGCAATTCCAGCTTATGAGCAAATCTATGCCTTAGCTGGTCCAACTCAAACGCTAAGGGTAACTGGTGATGTGAATATAGCAAAAGATATAGAAATGACCGTTAACTTTATGGATAAATACTTCCTTGATACTGAAAAAGGTGGATATTTCTCTCACGTAGACCCAATTACCTTTAACCCAAGAAGTGAACGTCTTGGCAAAAATCAATCAAGAAAGAATTGGAACTCAGTAGGGGATCACGCTCCTGCATACCTTATAAATGCATATCTAGCAACTGGCAGTGAAAGATATAAAAAGATGCTTCAGGATACTGGAAATACTATAACTGCACATTTTGGTGATTATGAAAACAGCCCTTATGTTCAAGAAAAATTCCATGAGGATTGGAGTCATGATTCTACTTGGGGATGGCAACAAGATCGTGGAGTTGTTGGACATAACTTAAAAATTGCTTGGAACCTTATGAGATTAAACAGCATAGAAGAAAATGAAAAATATGTTCAGTTTGCAAAGAAAATAGCTGTTGAAATTCCTAAGGTTGGATATGATAAACAACGTGGCGGATGGTTTGATGTAATGGAACGTAAGCTTCATGAACAAGAAGAATTCCATCGATTTGTATGGCATGATAGGAAAGCTTGGTGGCAACAAGAACAAGGGATTCTTGCTTTCTTGATTTTACACGGAATATTAAAGGACGAGGAATATTTAAAATATGCAAGAGAATCAGAAGCCTTCTATAATGCTTGGTTCTTAGATACTCAATCTGGTGGAGTATATTTTAATGTATTAGCAAACGGTCTTCCATATTTAGTAGGTGATGAAAGATCAAAAGGAAGCCATTCAATGAGTGGATACCATTCCTTCGAGCTTTCTTATTTAAGCCAAGTATACACTAATCTCTTAATCACTAAAAAGCCAATGGACTTATATTTTAAGCCATATCCAAATTCCTTTAAAGATAATATTTTACCGGTATCACCAGATCTTCTTCCAAAGGGAAGCATAAAGATTGATAAGGTATGGATTGATGGCAAGGAATATAAAGATTTTGATGCTGAAAATTTAACTGTTAAGCTTCCAGAAAGTGATGAAAGATTAAAGGTTAAAGTAAGTTTAATACCTACCTCAGGAATTGGAGGCTTTGATGCATCTATTGATGAGAAGGGTAGAGAAATTAAAATTACTTTATCAGGTGCTATGAACAGTTCTATTTTAGCCTCCTTTGGTAATACCTTAAAAAATGTTGTAAGAAAGAATCCTATAAAACTTGTTTTTGTAATGGAAGAGGTAACTTCAATTACTCACGACGTAGCAAGAGAAATAGTATTCGCTTGTCAAAAATTAGAAGAAAGTGCTGTAGTTGAAATTATAGATGCTAACAATGAGATTAAAGCTGCTTTTGATGCATTAGAATTTTCAGAAAGAGTTAAATTTATATAA
- a CDS encoding tetratricopeptide repeat protein, with the protein MEAKERLYSQVSHYIEINRYEKAKESLYEILAIEPNSPRALFLLAVCLYNIDKYEESFKVCEEALRNNYSREECYFLLGINYEALEKYPQSERNFLEALRINPQWAQVVAAYSLLMLRTGNHKKAEELMKEAARLDPNGNEIMDYKLRYYYYVNNKEMHSEALRKYIRDSSDEIKKFLHLSINDLQKKNYKSAKENCKQAFLLDPTNEYILLLLKKLDFQSSKWYMPIVLIEKVGGPAVLWVAMIVTLLILRTLKLYSLMIVVAGIYILLCLYSYVISFIYNRKNLKI; encoded by the coding sequence ATGGAAGCTAAAGAAAGGTTATATAGTCAAGTATCACATTACATAGAAATCAATAGATATGAAAAAGCAAAAGAAAGCTTATACGAGATACTTGCTATAGAACCAAATTCTCCTAGAGCATTGTTCCTATTAGCTGTTTGTTTATATAATATAGATAAATATGAAGAATCATTTAAGGTTTGTGAAGAAGCACTAAGAAATAATTACAGTAGAGAAGAGTGTTATTTTTTACTGGGGATTAACTATGAAGCCTTGGAGAAATATCCACAAAGTGAAAGGAATTTTCTAGAGGCTTTAAGGATTAATCCACAATGGGCTCAGGTAGTTGCTGCATATAGTTTATTGATGCTTAGGACAGGGAACCATAAAAAAGCAGAAGAACTTATGAAGGAGGCGGCTAGATTAGATCCAAACGGAAATGAAATTATGGATTATAAGCTTAGATATTATTACTATGTAAATAATAAAGAAATGCATAGTGAAGCCTTAAGAAAATATATAAGAGATTCATCGGATGAAATAAAAAAATTTTTACATTTATCTATTAATGACCTTCAGAAAAAAAACTATAAATCTGCAAAAGAAAATTGTAAACAAGCTTTCTTATTAGATCCAACTAATGAATATATTTTGTTATTACTGAAGAAACTTGATTTTCAAAGCAGCAAATGGTATATGCCTATAGTTCTAATTGAAAAAGTAGGTGGTCCAGCTGTGCTATGGGTTGCAATGATAGTAACTTTATTAATTTTAAGAACCTTAAAATTATATTCATTAATGATAGTGGTTGCAGGGATTTACATACTTTTATGTTTATATTCATACGTAATAAGCTTTATATATAATAGGAAAAATTTAAAAATATAA
- a CDS encoding ATP-binding protein, with product MDKIDIINKIIEEVPLSPYAWYLLGTEQLEKNMTGDALVSFSEALKYCNDNLKIDIFNKLSNLSNNNNVKQEKDTVDKQTIEENYKVNEEAKGSPNEESNYIKTDNKADEGNYGKSNYNEDNYSEGNYDKGNYNEDNHNEHNYSDGDYDEEIDEKNNVIPFDVFHGGGDNSKQKKNEEKVTFEDVGGLEDLKETITMKIIKPFINPGIFQKFNKKSGGGILLYGPPGCGKTFIAKATAGQCKARFEAVSITDILDPYIGMSARHMKNIFDNAREHKPCILFFDEIDTLAYSRIKMQSEHLRSLIDQFLSEMDGININKDKLLVIGATNMLWDVDNAFKRPGRFDKTIFVPPPDEKAREIIFKLKLKNKPVKEIDYKILAKNTELYSGADIENVVEVATEFVIDEIIKTGVEREITTKDLMKAVQGTTASTKEWFRTMKNYVKYANESGQYDDVEKFIDKSRGL from the coding sequence GTGGATAAGATAGATATAATTAATAAGATAATTGAAGAAGTACCTTTAAGCCCATATGCTTGGTATTTGCTTGGTACAGAGCAACTAGAAAAAAATATGACTGGAGATGCGCTTGTTTCCTTTTCAGAAGCGTTAAAATATTGTAATGATAATTTGAAAATAGATATTTTTAACAAGCTAAGTAATTTGAGTAACAATAATAATGTTAAACAAGAAAAGGATACTGTAGATAAGCAGACCATAGAAGAGAATTATAAAGTCAATGAAGAAGCCAAAGGAAGTCCTAATGAAGAAAGTAATTACATAAAAACCGATAATAAAGCTGATGAAGGTAATTATGGTAAAAGTAATTATAATGAAGATAATTACAGTGAAGGCAATTATGATAAAGGCAATTACAATGAAGATAATCACAACGAACATAATTATAGTGATGGTGATTATGATGAAGAAATTGACGAGAAAAACAATGTGATTCCTTTTGACGTTTTCCACGGTGGTGGTGATAATTCAAAACAGAAGAAGAATGAAGAAAAAGTAACCTTTGAAGATGTAGGGGGACTTGAAGATTTAAAAGAAACTATTACAATGAAAATAATAAAGCCTTTCATAAATCCAGGAATTTTTCAAAAGTTCAATAAAAAATCAGGTGGAGGAATTTTGCTTTACGGACCTCCTGGTTGTGGAAAAACTTTTATAGCAAAAGCTACAGCAGGTCAATGTAAGGCTAGGTTTGAAGCTGTAAGTATTACGGATATTTTAGATCCGTACATAGGTATGAGTGCTAGACATATGAAGAATATCTTTGATAATGCTAGAGAACACAAGCCATGTATTCTCTTTTTCGATGAAATAGATACTCTTGCCTATAGTAGAATAAAGATGCAATCAGAGCATTTACGATCCTTAATAGATCAGTTTCTCTCTGAAATGGATGGTATAAATATCAATAAAGATAAACTCCTTGTAATTGGAGCTACAAACATGCTTTGGGATGTAGACAATGCTTTTAAAAGGCCAGGGAGATTTGATAAAACAATTTTTGTACCACCACCAGATGAAAAAGCTAGAGAAATTATATTTAAGTTAAAGCTAAAGAATAAACCTGTGAAAGAAATAGATTACAAAATATTAGCTAAGAATACAGAGCTATATTCTGGTGCAGATATAGAAAACGTAGTAGAAGTAGCTACAGAATTTGTAATAGATGAGATTATTAAAACTGGAGTAGAAAGAGAAATTACTACAAAGGATTTGATGAAGGCAGTGCAAGGCACAACTGCCTCCACTAAGGAATGGTTTAGAACTATGAAAAATTACGTTAAATATGCCAATGAATCAGGACAATATGATGATGTAGAAAAGTTCATAGATAAAAGCAGAGGCTTATAA
- the cysS gene encoding cysteine--tRNA ligase, with amino-acid sequence MKDFNFYNTLTKKVEKFIPNEEGKVKMYTCGPTVYHYAHIGNLRSYIMEDILEKYLKYIGYDVKRVMNITDVGHLASDADVGEDKMLKGAKREKKTVLEIAKFYTDAFFADCKKLNIDIPEIIEPATNCIEDFINMISELLKKDYAYIAGDNVYFDTSKLDSYHVLSNQSEEELMVAVRDDVEEDTNKRNKNDFVLWFTKSKFDDQELKWESPWGVGYPGWHIECSSISMKHLGEYIDIHCGGIDNIFPHHTNEIAQSEAFVGHKWCNYWFHIHYLNDKTGKMSKSKGDFLTVSLLESKNYNPLIYRMFCLQSHYRKPLVFSYEVLDNVVSAYNKLIKRVGDLKDEGELDQAKVAEYTEQFTNFLGNDLNTASAFTVIYDLLKDDISDKTKLHLVKDFDRVLSIGLTNIDNNKIQEIDKDLEEFVTSKIEERNEARKRKDFASADAIRQELLDKGIVIKDSKEGTTWDLINS; translated from the coding sequence GTGAAGGATTTTAATTTTTATAATACGCTAACTAAAAAAGTTGAGAAGTTTATACCAAATGAAGAAGGAAAGGTGAAAATGTATACCTGTGGACCAACAGTGTATCATTATGCACATATTGGAAACCTAAGAAGCTATATCATGGAGGATATATTAGAAAAATATCTAAAATATATAGGCTACGACGTAAAAAGAGTTATGAACATTACTGACGTTGGACATTTAGCTAGCGATGCTGATGTTGGTGAAGATAAAATGCTTAAGGGTGCAAAGCGAGAAAAGAAAACGGTATTAGAAATAGCTAAATTTTATACTGATGCATTTTTCGCTGATTGCAAAAAGTTAAATATCGATATCCCTGAGATTATAGAGCCTGCAACTAATTGTATAGAAGATTTTATTAATATGATTTCAGAACTTTTAAAAAAGGACTATGCTTATATAGCTGGTGATAATGTCTATTTTGATACATCAAAGCTTGATAGCTATCATGTTTTATCAAATCAAAGCGAAGAAGAGCTTATGGTTGCAGTTCGTGATGATGTTGAAGAAGATACAAATAAGAGAAATAAGAATGACTTTGTACTTTGGTTTACAAAATCCAAATTTGATGACCAAGAATTAAAATGGGAGAGTCCTTGGGGCGTAGGATATCCAGGCTGGCATATTGAATGTTCAAGTATCAGTATGAAGCATCTTGGTGAATATATAGATATTCATTGTGGTGGTATAGATAATATTTTTCCACATCATACAAATGAAATCGCTCAAAGTGAGGCTTTTGTAGGACACAAGTGGTGTAATTATTGGTTCCACATTCATTATTTAAATGATAAAACAGGAAAGATGAGTAAATCTAAGGGTGACTTTTTAACAGTTTCACTATTAGAAAGTAAAAATTACAATCCATTAATATATAGAATGTTCTGTCTGCAATCTCATTATCGTAAACCATTAGTATTCAGCTATGAAGTATTAGATAATGTAGTTAGTGCTTATAACAAGCTTATAAAACGTGTTGGAGATTTAAAAGATGAAGGAGAATTAGACCAAGCAAAAGTAGCAGAGTATACAGAGCAGTTTACTAATTTCTTGGGAAATGACCTAAATACAGCTTCTGCATTTACGGTTATATATGATTTGCTAAAGGATGACATAAGCGATAAAACAAAGTTACATTTAGTAAAAGATTTTGATAGAGTATTATCTATTGGCTTAACAAATATTGATAACAATAAAATACAAGAAATAGATAAAGACCTTGAAGAATTTGTTACAAGTAAAATCGAAGAAAGAAATGAAGCTAGAAAAAGAAAAGATTTTGCTAGTGCTGATGCTATAAGACAAGAACTTCTTGATAAGGGAATTGTAATTAAAGATAGTAAAGAAGGAACTACTTGGGATTTAATAAATAGCTAA
- a CDS encoding DUF2920 family protein — MSKDYEIQVKGHKSIYAKEAESDTNASRKIKIYFSTPSYEMNDDTGVLLLISGFGASTNSKVYKKMRKEFADKYNLVTIQCDYFGNEFMQTEFLSGNYSLQQIDLNKMKNSLSEEDYSRMFDEGALVLTQLLDVNFTQENTIVLKKIQNESIHNFNDMGIMQAIDNITAVLTVLAIIYNNNVKINTKKIIAMGQSHGSYLGYLSNRLCPNLFHYILDNSAWVYPSYIDGGRSLVRKNGNLTIVTNYEYFAKKNNISFKFLDLKRMYQNFNNQCKIVCYHGAEDPLITLENKQSAVKDIENLVFNKITPEKVDGKVFTNCVHGLGADFLNLFDTFYKSYVEPEKSKGDTLEFDNYVEFQQLSIDYTSGLPVVELRNS, encoded by the coding sequence TTGTCTAAAGACTATGAAATTCAGGTAAAAGGACACAAAAGCATTTATGCAAAGGAAGCTGAAAGTGATACAAATGCTTCTAGGAAAATTAAAATATACTTTTCTACTCCAAGTTATGAAATGAACGATGATACAGGGGTTTTGCTTTTGATTTCTGGGTTTGGAGCTAGTACTAACTCAAAGGTATATAAAAAGATGAGGAAAGAATTTGCGGATAAATATAATTTGGTAACTATACAATGTGATTATTTCGGTAATGAGTTTATGCAAACGGAATTTTTAAGTGGGAATTATTCTCTGCAACAGATAGATTTAAATAAGATGAAGAATAGTCTTTCTGAGGAAGATTATAGTAGAATGTTTGATGAAGGGGCATTAGTATTAACGCAGCTTTTAGACGTTAACTTTACACAGGAAAACACTATTGTTTTAAAAAAGATTCAAAATGAAAGTATACATAATTTCAATGATATGGGAATAATGCAAGCTATAGACAATATAACAGCAGTCTTAACTGTATTAGCTATTATTTATAATAATAATGTTAAAATAAACACAAAAAAGATTATAGCTATGGGACAATCACATGGTTCATATTTAGGATATCTAAGCAATAGACTTTGTCCTAATTTATTTCATTATATTCTAGATAATTCGGCTTGGGTGTATCCAAGTTATATTGATGGTGGAAGAAGTTTGGTAAGAAAAAATGGAAATCTCACAATTGTCACAAATTACGAGTATTTTGCCAAGAAAAATAATATTTCTTTTAAGTTTTTAGATTTAAAGAGAATGTATCAGAATTTTAATAATCAGTGCAAAATAGTATGTTATCATGGTGCTGAAGATCCACTTATTACTTTGGAGAATAAGCAGAGCGCAGTGAAGGACATAGAAAATCTTGTATTCAATAAGATAACTCCTGAGAAAGTAGATGGAAAGGTATTTACTAATTGCGTCCATGGACTAGGAGCAGATTTTCTTAATTTATTTGATACCTTTTATAAGAGTTATGTTGAACCAGAAAAATCAAAGGGAGATACCTTGGAATTTGATAATTATGTAGAATTTCAACAATTATCTATTGATTATACATCTGGATTGCCAGTTGTAGAGCTAAGAAATAGTTAA
- a CDS encoding ABC transporter ATP-binding protein, which produces MGKLSNLLKLKPFIKKYYLIFWAGIVGMIFCSIIATPVPYIIGTIMDKVLIGEKSYKEFYIYIGVIAVLYILRYIIAIASQYMFVKINNLVVNEMRYTVMEKVIALPMNYLSNTEKGYVQSRIAECSSIGNVFSPGVVGIFLSIFDAVLAIVTMFSINYKLAIVILILAPIFFFASKTSAEGFMKSTKDMLESSAILNGESFEIINGIEDIKVLNGKRQHLSKFKSRLGEVIKSSIKQSKSMILFIENITAINDFGSLLVLFISGIMILKGNFTIGLYTSFSLYMAKIFSCTQGLATIGTTLKPVCLSIERLYELLDMKDENSGRSEKLNGKIEKIKFDNVNFKYNENSKEVLNSLSLHINKGEKVLIKGENGSGKSTIIKLLLGLYTPAKGQILYNDIDSAVIDIKSIRERISIVSQNIFLFKGTVLDNILYGQNEKNRKDVEKLIDQLKLQEYINRFPQGLDTEIVQNTAGVSGGQAQVIAFIRALLSQKDVIILDEPISNVDAETRDIILEILEKRDFNGILIVVSHFIEGMDFINRTIEI; this is translated from the coding sequence ATGGGTAAGCTAAGTAACCTGCTAAAGCTGAAACCTTTTATTAAAAAATATTATTTGATTTTCTGGGCTGGAATCGTAGGTATGATATTTTGTTCTATTATAGCTACTCCAGTTCCATACATAATAGGTACAATAATGGACAAGGTGCTTATTGGAGAGAAAAGCTATAAGGAGTTTTACATTTATATTGGAGTAATAGCTGTATTATATATTTTAAGATACATAATAGCTATTGCATCACAATATATGTTTGTAAAAATCAATAACTTAGTAGTTAATGAAATGAGATATACTGTAATGGAAAAGGTAATAGCTTTACCTATGAACTATTTATCAAATACGGAAAAGGGGTATGTGCAAAGTAGAATAGCTGAATGTAGTTCTATTGGAAATGTTTTTTCGCCTGGAGTTGTAGGAATATTTTTAAGTATATTTGATGCAGTATTAGCAATCGTGACGATGTTCTCTATAAATTATAAATTGGCAATAGTAATTTTAATTTTAGCACCAATATTTTTCTTTGCATCAAAAACTTCAGCTGAGGGTTTTATGAAAAGCACAAAGGATATGTTAGAATCCAGTGCAATTTTAAATGGAGAATCTTTTGAAATAATCAACGGTATCGAGGATATAAAAGTTCTTAACGGAAAAAGACAGCATCTTAGTAAATTTAAAAGCAGGCTTGGAGAAGTTATAAAAAGTAGTATAAAACAAAGTAAATCGATGATTTTATTTATAGAGAATATCACAGCTATAAATGACTTTGGATCACTTTTAGTATTATTTATTTCAGGAATAATGATTTTAAAAGGGAACTTCACCATAGGACTTTATACTTCATTTTCTTTGTATATGGCAAAGATTTTTTCTTGTACTCAAGGGTTAGCGACTATAGGAACCACCTTAAAGCCTGTTTGTTTGAGTATTGAAAGGTTATATGAACTTTTAGATATGAAGGATGAAAATAGTGGTAGATCTGAAAAGTTAAATGGGAAAATAGAAAAGATTAAGTTTGATAATGTTAATTTTAAATATAATGAGAATTCAAAAGAAGTTTTAAATTCTCTAAGTTTACATATAAACAAGGGTGAAAAAGTTCTGATAAAAGGAGAAAATGGCTCTGGAAAATCAACGATTATTAAGTTGTTGCTTGGTTTATATACTCCAGCAAAGGGACAAATATTATATAACGATATAGACTCAGCAGTTATAGATATTAAGAGTATAAGAGAAAGAATAAGCATTGTATCTCAGAATATATTCTTATTTAAAGGAACTGTATTAGATAATATATTGTACGGGCAAAACGAGAAAAATCGTAAAGATGTAGAAAAGCTTATAGATCAATTAAAGCTCCAAGAATATATAAACAGATTTCCGCAGGGTTTAGATACAGAAATAGTTCAGAATACTGCTGGGGTTTCTGGGGGACAAGCTCAAGTTATAGCTTTTATTAGAGCGTTACTTTCTCAGAAAGATGTGATAATACTAGACGAACCTATTTCAAATGTGGATGCTGAAACAAGAGATATAATCTTAGAAATTTTAGAGAAAAGAGATTTCAATGGAATCTTAATTGTTGTATCTCACTTTATCGAGGGAATGGATTTTATAAATAGAACTATAGAAATATAA